Proteins encoded within one genomic window of Eurosta solidaginis isolate ZX-2024a chromosome 1, ASM4086904v1, whole genome shotgun sequence:
- the LOC137238799 gene encoding LOW QUALITY PROTEIN: vacuolar protein sorting-associated protein 54-like (The sequence of the model RefSeq protein was modified relative to this genomic sequence to represent the inferred CDS: inserted 3 bases in 2 codons; substituted 1 base at 1 genomic stop codon) → MATTQSTSADPLSDGNDLAAITNDRTHIGAMKQMSSATTAARMNNSTLNRRCWETCYYCPRESFKTSADFVKHLRDRHCTREGGSYVCRYGFNGVCPSLPLDGVSDRDYDAHVSKYHVNQLTLLPPEWSVFSAAQNLPAVLNDPSRGKQXNLFTKKFGDTFVEKSQIPSTPRLPETTYADFEKYITKIGKRYRRHERMTAQQTPAAIAEREALTPSPSPTHAVSLNAIPDIFLKEQLNLSHPATFALVFPFIGATSSEENKQTGRLLQEELSYYLDIVEVKIAHQVSQKSAAFFHAMTSQDAIMAEMQEVACNVRELRASLRTLHQSSVVDSFRVMRFAQRRQNFEETLDKLSLMATVHKTQPMLQLLLGTQDYVAALDLIGTTQEILTQELIGIHCFKHLPMQLTEMEKLIDKMLTTEFVRYATADLNRPLSDVLNETESVCAEEDKLVCIVMGLLRKKNFSFVNTYKEEAIVTIRAIIKQLVIEVIASSDAEICLTGAGEEAQSLSISKWIALMKKATVALLTVLQRIRAVTGIMRQTANAAAGRCGGAEGQSQESAVNLIDFEAFXNXEVTERLEELLFAVCNYCHERCSNLVSTQSLERAVATADEVEQLTAIVDEFSTGCEDICGAPSVPLKVAAKVQASRFANRFHTERKNKLALLLDSERWRQVDIPNEFQKIIERMGAQDFQQTTKSSVNSKPQANPVLLIDGKLYKLVSAALLLVQMLSDYCYCATRLPIIAAYLARNVVDLLRTFNSRSCQLVIGAGAMRVAGLKTITSTNLALVSRALQLILWLLPNIKAHFKSYDANAVSGFDSIEKDFHSHIKEIENKIYSIVTERVSAQLEQWDARPPIPSQTFRNISRHLVKLHEAIAPILPEQQIHIIYGIVHRNFKDKLREQLLKLNIINNGGPQHGVVTSELTFYMETLRTLKALPATELSDTILETIWTF, encoded by the exons atggcCACAACACAAAGTACAAGTGCAGATCCACTGAGTGATGGGAATGATTTGGCCGCTATTACGAATGATCGCACGCACATTGGAGCTATGAAGCAGATGTCAAGTGCAACGACGGCAGCGCGGATGAACAACTCAACACTGAATAGACGTTGTTGGGAGACATGTTACTATTGTCCACGTGAATCATTTAAAACCTCGGCGGATTTTGTGAAGCACTTGCGAGATCGACATTGCACGCGCGAAGGTGGCTCGTACGTTTGCCGGTATGGCTTTAATGGGGTATGCCCCTCACTACCATTAGATGGCGTCTCCGATCGTGACTATGATGCACACGTATCCAAATATCATGTAAATCAATTAACACTACTGCCACCGGAATGGTCAGTCTTTTCAGCTGCGCAAAATTTGCCAGCTGTGCTGAATGATCCTTCACGTGGAAAGC AAAATCTCTTCACAAAAAAATTTGGTGATACATTCGTTGAAAAATCGCAAATACCATCTACACCACGCTTGCCTGAAACAACATATGCGGATTTCgaaaaatatataacaaaaatagGAAAACGTTATCGACGTCACGAACGCATGACAGCACAACAAACACCAGCAGCAATAGCAGAACGTGAAGCCTTAACGCCATCACCCTCACCAACACACGCAGTCAGCCTTAATGCCATACCAGATATATTTCTAAAAGAGCAATTAAATCTAAGCCATCCAGCAACATTTGCGCTCGTATTTCCTTTTATTGGCGCTACAAGTTCcgaagaaaataaacaaactgGTCGACTGCTACAAGAGGAACTATCATATTATTTAGATATTGTCGAAGTAAAAATAGCGCATCAAGTATCACAAAAGTCAGCCGCATTTTTTCATGCAATGACTTCACAAGATGCTATTATGGCCGAGATGCAAGAGGTGGCATGTAATGTGCGAGAATTGCGTGCTTCCCTGCGTACGTTGCACCAGTCTTCGGTTGTGGATTCATTTCGTGTGATGCGTTTTGCGCAGCGGCGACAAAATTTTGAGGAAACGCTGGATAAACTAAGTTTAATGGCGACAGTGCATAAGACGCAACCAATGCTGCAGCTCTTACTTGGTACGCAGGATTATGTGGCGGCGCTGGATCTGATAGGGACCACCCAAGAAATATTAACACAAGAGCTCATAGGTATTCACTGTTTTAAACATTTACCCATGCAACTTACTGAAATGGAAAAGCTAATCGATAAAATGCTTACCACCGAATTTGTGCGTTATGCTACTGCAGACCTCAATCGTCCATTAAGCGATGTCCTTAACGAAACCGAAAGTGTTTGCGCGGAAGAAGACAAACTAGTGTGTATTGTAATGGGTTTGCTGCGCAAAAAGAATTTCTCATTTGTTAATACATATAAAGAGGAAGCAATTGTAACCATACGTGCCATTATTAAACAACTTGTTATTGAAGTTATTGCATCTAGTGATGCAGAAATTTGTCTCACAGGCGCTGGAGAGGAGGCACAAAGCTTGAGTATAAGTAAATGGATTGCGTTAATGAAAAAAGCAACTGTAGCTTTGCTGACCGTACTACAACGCATACGTGCTGTTACTGGCATTATGCGTCAAACAGCAAATGCTGCAGCGGGACGTTGTGGTGGCGCTGAAGGTCAATCACAAGAATCTGCGGTGAATCTTATAGATTTTGAAGCGTT TAACTAGGAAGTGACAGAGCGTTTGGAAGAACTACTTTTTGCAGTGTGTAATTATTGTCATGAACGTTGTTCAAATTTGGTTTCAACGCAAAGTTTGGAACGCGCTGTTGCTACAGCAGATGAAGTAGAACAGTTAACGGCGATTGTGGACGAATTCAGTACAGGTTGTGAAGATATTTGTGGTGCGCCTAGTGTGCCGTTGAAGGTCGCTGCTAAAGTGCAAGCCTCACGCTTCGCCAATCGTTTCCACACAGAACGCAAAAACAAATTAGCCTTACTACTTGACTCCGAACGTTGGCGTCAAGTTGATATACCAAATGAGTTTCAAAAAATCATCGAACGTATGGGTGCGCAAGATTTTCAACAAACAACTA AGAGTAGCGTGAATAGTAAACCGCAAGCCAATCCTGTATTACTAATCGATGGAAAACTGTACAAACTTGTTAGTGCTGCGCTACTGCTCGTACAAATGTTAAGCGATTATTGTTATTGTGCTACACGTTTGCCCATCATAGCTGCTTATTTGGCACGCAATGTTGTCGATCTGTTGCGCACATTTAATTCACGCTCTTGCCAATTAGTCATTGGCGCAGGTGCAATGCGTGTTGCAGGTCTCAAAACAATAACTAGCACAAATTTGGCGCTGGTTTCACGTGCTCTACAACTTATTCTCTGGCTTTTACCGAATATTAAAGCTCACTTCAAGTCGTATGATGCAAATGCTGTATCCGGATTTGATTCAATTGAAAAAGATTTTCATAGTCatataaaagaaattgaaaataaaatatatagtatTGTAACAGAACGTGTATCAGCACAATTAGAACAATGGGATGCACGCCCGCCTATACCATCGCAAACATTTCGTAACATTTCACGTCATTTGGTAAAGTTACATGAAGCAATTGCACCTATTTTGCCTGAACAACAAATACACATCATTTATGGTATTGTGCATCGCAATTTTAAGGATAAGTTAAGAGAACAGCTTTTGAAATTGAATATTATTAATAACGGTGGGCCTCAACATGGTGTGGTGACGTCAGAATTGactttttatatggaaacattgCGTACGTTGAAAGCATTACCGGCGACAGAGTTGAGTGATACTATACTAGAGACGATATGGACTTTTTAA